From Halobacteriovorax sp. GB3, a single genomic window includes:
- a CDS encoding proline dehydrogenase family protein gives MNSVGMKLNTFKLDQTNWEVIVNENFSPLLAENDQLKSLASDKLKQYINSEFSDFRVQLNFYGVSLLCAYFFEEKVIRVASSRLNSEMFLIQGKQTLSSFEGDLSNDEIFREYKKHAEKIASLSLKDFPSVYEQVTHVEGLVDLLDSKATSELGLAKVESKAGGLIEALLVKVNSYSPSLFEKISDFGLNLTANYALLRVHMLKFLAILPSLDHDTQGVEVKRILLESLRRLIKDSKKAKRLKKKGQEKALPSSYIIAVYFKFIFFKLIPSKPLAQFVRFSVRLMAKRFIAGETIETAEKSIKELALTGRDVTLDQLGELVVSEKEADHYCNEVIKLIKGFSLHVKKGDKNSAGVNRAHVSIKVSALCSDFKPQSFDYTYKLVAPRLKKILLCAKDEDVFINIDAEHYDYRDIVFKVYKKVLLETPELSDYKATGIVIQAYLRDGHTHLKEIVELAKERGHTMPIRLVKGAYWDAETVEADAHNFNAPEFLNKEETDLHFRQMIFEIFKSSPHIQLCIASHNFSDHCFSEALRSELYPDALPIEHQCLHMTYEALSTAMAKMGWPVRNYVPIGSLLVGMAYLVRRIMENSSQVGVLTIMRSHKKNISLQSPEQVHSENKKNGTLTHDQTVSGLTSQFFNVTPLRSYLDDQRVWLENSLSDFKAQLDQFYSNDFKVSGEEVSILSSSDPSLSVGKIQFATKEDANKAVEIVDQSYNSGEWAKTSWIHRASTLVRASEIMLSRRNELSALISYEAGKALDESLADVDEAIDFLNFYAREEGRYHKHSKEVLSRGATAVIAPWNFPLAIPCGMAVSSLVAGNTVILKSAEQTPLIAQELVNILHLAGVPKNVLIHLPGLGEIVGNELIHHERISSIVFTGSKAVGKIIEKAARARVYENKLHQLSYPVSIITEMGGKNATIVTANAELDETVSGILYSAFAHAGQKCSACSRVIVDNSVKDKLIARLKEAASDIEVGVAWNYSTSINPLITKEDKERVQRQVIEATEEVTKLGGKVVIDRTQEDLPGYCVGPAIFEVPFTRALAKDSFSQIELFAPVVHIVGVDGLDQALQVYNSTEYALTGGVFSQSQDDIDYLCAKMENGNIYVNRTITGARVGIEPFGGFKLSGTGPKAGGKGYLPSFHVSRPSLGLSVEQEIEGDSNYNFDLSRQSKLALDSRFNRFLSAIVEIESNFESIFMGIYGQEKDVVKSFHKWLRNNGQEFITKHHQNKKIPGQLSYNDFTMTQEGAVLVSYNDRPELLTFIDALTAIALGVGLTVVSRNHKSYAWWKGIQDICLASGLSRHNFDVFLSDKENLERAIQNENIETIIVDGSLARVQEVNDLLAHSKLHSKHMKKVHSHFDGPAVDDFKRIASRYICVRSFAVNVMRHGAPLELDI, from the coding sequence ATGAATTCGGTAGGAATGAAGTTAAATACTTTCAAACTTGATCAAACGAATTGGGAAGTCATTGTTAATGAAAACTTCTCACCACTTTTAGCTGAAAATGACCAATTAAAGTCACTAGCTAGTGACAAATTAAAACAATATATTAACAGTGAATTTAGCGACTTTCGAGTTCAACTAAATTTTTATGGTGTGAGTTTACTTTGTGCCTATTTCTTTGAAGAAAAGGTTATAAGAGTTGCCTCATCTCGCCTTAATAGTGAAATGTTTCTTATTCAAGGAAAGCAAACGCTAAGCTCTTTCGAAGGTGACCTCTCAAATGATGAGATCTTTCGTGAATATAAAAAACACGCAGAAAAAATCGCAAGCTTAAGCCTAAAAGATTTTCCAAGTGTTTATGAGCAAGTAACTCATGTCGAAGGACTTGTCGATCTGCTTGATTCTAAGGCAACATCCGAGCTAGGTTTAGCTAAAGTTGAGTCGAAGGCAGGCGGGCTTATTGAAGCTCTTTTAGTTAAAGTTAATAGTTATTCTCCGAGTCTTTTTGAGAAAATTTCTGATTTTGGTTTAAACTTAACGGCCAATTATGCACTTCTTCGAGTTCACATGCTGAAGTTCTTGGCGATTCTTCCATCACTTGATCACGATACTCAGGGAGTAGAAGTCAAAAGAATTCTTCTTGAATCTCTTCGCCGCTTAATCAAAGACTCTAAAAAAGCGAAAAGACTTAAAAAGAAAGGTCAGGAAAAGGCACTACCTTCAAGCTATATTATCGCCGTATATTTTAAGTTTATTTTCTTTAAATTAATTCCTTCAAAACCACTCGCGCAGTTTGTTCGCTTTTCTGTTCGTTTAATGGCCAAGCGTTTTATTGCTGGAGAAACAATTGAGACGGCCGAGAAGTCCATTAAGGAACTCGCTTTAACTGGAAGAGATGTTACACTCGATCAGCTAGGGGAGCTTGTTGTCTCTGAGAAAGAAGCTGATCACTATTGCAATGAAGTGATTAAACTTATTAAAGGCTTCTCTTTACATGTTAAAAAAGGTGATAAGAACTCTGCTGGAGTCAATCGCGCTCACGTGTCAATTAAAGTAAGCGCACTTTGTTCTGATTTTAAACCACAGAGTTTTGATTATACTTATAAGCTAGTCGCACCAAGACTTAAAAAAATTCTACTTTGTGCTAAAGATGAAGATGTCTTTATCAATATCGATGCTGAACATTATGATTATCGTGATATCGTTTTTAAAGTTTATAAAAAGGTCCTACTTGAGACACCAGAACTTTCTGATTATAAGGCAACAGGTATTGTTATTCAGGCCTACCTTCGCGATGGACACACTCATTTAAAAGAGATCGTTGAGCTGGCCAAAGAACGTGGTCACACAATGCCGATTCGTCTTGTTAAAGGTGCTTACTGGGATGCTGAAACTGTTGAAGCAGACGCTCACAATTTTAATGCTCCAGAGTTTTTAAATAAAGAAGAGACAGATCTTCATTTTAGACAAATGATTTTTGAGATCTTCAAGTCATCTCCTCATATTCAACTATGTATTGCTTCTCATAACTTTAGTGACCACTGCTTTAGTGAGGCCTTAAGAAGTGAGCTATACCCAGATGCTCTTCCGATTGAGCACCAATGTTTACACATGACTTATGAGGCGCTTTCTACTGCTATGGCAAAAATGGGATGGCCTGTAAGAAATTATGTTCCAATTGGATCGCTTCTTGTTGGAATGGCCTACCTTGTAAGACGTATAATGGAAAATTCATCACAAGTGGGTGTTCTTACTATTATGCGTTCTCATAAAAAGAATATCTCTCTTCAGTCACCAGAGCAAGTGCACAGCGAGAACAAGAAAAATGGAACACTCACGCACGATCAAACGGTTAGTGGGTTAACGTCTCAATTTTTTAACGTCACACCACTGCGCTCGTATTTAGATGATCAACGAGTTTGGCTAGAAAATTCTCTGTCAGATTTTAAAGCTCAACTCGATCAATTCTATTCTAATGATTTTAAAGTATCAGGTGAAGAAGTCTCAATCCTATCGAGTTCCGATCCATCACTTAGTGTAGGTAAAATTCAGTTTGCTACAAAAGAAGATGCAAATAAAGCTGTAGAGATCGTTGATCAATCTTATAATAGCGGAGAATGGGCAAAGACGAGCTGGATTCATAGAGCGAGCACTCTTGTTCGCGCCAGTGAAATCATGCTTTCTAGACGTAATGAACTTAGTGCTCTGATTTCATATGAGGCCGGTAAGGCCCTTGATGAATCTCTTGCCGATGTCGATGAAGCTATCGATTTTTTAAACTTCTACGCTAGAGAAGAGGGGCGTTATCATAAGCATTCAAAAGAAGTTCTTTCTCGTGGAGCCACGGCCGTTATCGCGCCATGGAACTTCCCTTTGGCAATTCCTTGTGGAATGGCCGTTTCTTCTCTTGTTGCCGGTAATACGGTTATTTTAAAATCAGCAGAACAAACTCCGCTGATCGCTCAAGAGCTTGTTAATATTCTCCATCTTGCTGGGGTACCAAAGAATGTATTAATCCACCTTCCTGGACTTGGTGAGATCGTTGGTAATGAACTCATTCACCATGAAAGAATTAGCTCTATTGTTTTCACTGGGTCAAAGGCCGTCGGGAAAATTATTGAAAAAGCGGCAAGAGCGAGAGTCTATGAAAACAAACTTCATCAACTTTCATATCCTGTGTCTATTATTACTGAAATGGGTGGAAAGAATGCGACAATCGTTACGGCCAACGCTGAATTGGATGAAACGGTTTCTGGAATTCTCTATTCCGCTTTCGCTCATGCTGGACAGAAGTGTTCGGCCTGTTCAAGAGTGATTGTAGACAATTCTGTTAAAGATAAGCTTATTGCTCGTTTAAAAGAAGCAGCGAGCGACATTGAAGTTGGTGTAGCATGGAATTATTCAACTTCAATAAACCCTCTCATCACTAAAGAAGATAAAGAGCGCGTTCAAAGGCAAGTTATTGAGGCCACAGAAGAAGTTACTAAACTTGGTGGTAAAGTTGTCATTGATCGTACTCAAGAAGACCTTCCTGGTTATTGTGTTGGACCTGCAATTTTTGAGGTTCCTTTTACAAGAGCTCTAGCAAAGGATAGTTTTTCTCAAATTGAACTTTTCGCTCCAGTGGTTCATATCGTTGGAGTTGATGGACTTGATCAAGCACTGCAGGTTTATAACTCCACAGAGTACGCCCTGACGGGGGGAGTTTTCTCTCAATCACAAGATGATATCGACTATCTTTGTGCTAAGATGGAAAATGGAAATATCTATGTCAATAGAACTATTACAGGTGCCCGTGTTGGAATTGAGCCATTTGGTGGGTTTAAACTCTCTGGAACGGGGCCAAAGGCCGGCGGAAAGGGTTATCTTCCAAGCTTTCACGTTTCAAGGCCTTCACTTGGACTCTCAGTTGAGCAAGAGATAGAAGGGGACTCTAATTATAATTTTGATCTTTCAAGGCAAAGTAAGTTGGCCCTCGATAGTCGTTTTAATCGTTTTCTAAGCGCTATTGTTGAAATTGAAAGTAATTTCGAGTCTATTTTTATGGGAATTTACGGCCAAGAAAAAGATGTCGTGAAGTCTTTTCATAAGTGGCTAAGAAATAATGGGCAAGAGTTCATTACTAAGCATCATCAGAATAAGAAGATACCTGGGCAGCTTTCTTACAATGACTTTACGATGACTCAAGAAGGTGCTGTTCTCGTTTCCTATAATGATAGGCCAGAACTTCTAACATTCATTGATGCTCTTACTGCAATAGCTTTAGGTGTTGGACTGACAGTTGTTTCAAGAAACCATAAATCATACGCTTGGTGGAAGGGGATTCAGGATATCTGTCTCGCAAGCGGTCTTTCTCGTCACAATTTTGATGTATTTCTTAGTGATAAAGAAAACCTTGAACGTGCTATTCAAAATGAAAATATAGAAACGATTATTGTTGATGGTTCACTTGCCCGTGTACAAGAAGTTAATGATCTTCTCGCTCACTCAAAACTACATTCTAAGCATATGAAGAAGGTGCACAGTCATTTTGATGGACCAGCGGTTGATGATTTCAAACGAATTGCCTCTCGTTATATTTGCGTTCGCTCATTTGCAGTCAATGTTATGCGCCATGGAGCTCCATTAGAACTAGATATATAA
- a CDS encoding PaaI family thioesterase — translation MVNTVLDKVPAKYRDTALIRLFGLTKVPLLFWLRPKVIELSDKRCSILIPLNRRTKNHLNSMYFGVLACGADAAGGLSAMKHIMQSGKKVSLAFKEFNAKFLKRAEGDVLFNCEQGEEISAFVEKVLASDERQNMPVKIIATCPSIDEHEPVAEFELVLSLKKKS, via the coding sequence ATCGTCAATACTGTTTTAGACAAGGTTCCAGCTAAATATAGAGATACTGCACTCATCCGTCTTTTTGGATTAACAAAAGTTCCTCTTTTATTTTGGTTAAGGCCCAAGGTTATTGAATTAAGCGACAAGCGTTGCTCTATTCTCATTCCACTAAATAGAAGAACAAAGAACCATTTAAACTCAATGTACTTTGGTGTTCTGGCCTGTGGGGCAGATGCCGCCGGTGGGCTTTCGGCCATGAAGCACATTATGCAAAGTGGAAAGAAGGTCTCTTTGGCCTTCAAAGAATTTAATGCAAAGTTTTTAAAGCGCGCCGAAGGGGATGTTCTTTTTAATTGTGAGCAAGGTGAAGAAATCTCAGCTTTCGTTGAAAAAGTACTCGCAAGTGATGAACGTCAGAATATGCCCGTTAAGATCATTGCAACTTGCCCATCTATTGATGAGCATGAGCCAGTTGCAGAATTTGAATTAGTTCTCTCTTTGAAGAAAAAATCTTAG
- a CDS encoding c-type cytochrome translates to MKTLVLMISLLSSVTFAADATNGQKLYKACISCHGQSGEGNPAMKAPRIGGQHDWYLLTQLNMFKSKERKNPAMFPFIKNLSESDFADLSAYISTL, encoded by the coding sequence ATGAAAACTCTTGTTTTAATGATATCGCTTCTAAGTTCTGTTACTTTTGCTGCTGATGCGACAAATGGACAAAAACTCTATAAAGCTTGTATTTCTTGTCACGGTCAAAGCGGTGAAGGAAATCCTGCAATGAAAGCTCCACGTATTGGTGGACAGCACGATTGGTATCTTTTAACTCAACTAAACATGTTCAAATCTAAAGAGAGAAAGAACCCAGCAATGTTCCCTTTCATTAAAAACTTAAGTGAAAGTGATTTTGCCGACCTTTCTGCCTACATTTCTACACTGTAG
- a CDS encoding Nif3-like dinuclear metal center hexameric protein — MIQRAELEKYLNTLLQPELFNDYGPNGLQIEGKQEIKKIAFSLSATRHSVACAVKENADTLICHHGLFWNFHGVRTLTGPFAKRVLPLVRNEINLFGYHLPLDAQIEMGNAATIAKELGLTNLAPFGDHKGSPTGVKGVFKSKIKASDVKTKLEKILNHNVLHAVSDQNEIESMGIITGGANSGWQDAAYEGLDSYLTGEMSEHDWHESAESGVHMFAGGHNATEELGIKNLMSYIQAEFSELECFFIEHNNPA, encoded by the coding sequence GTGATTCAAAGAGCTGAACTTGAAAAGTATCTCAATACTCTCTTACAACCAGAACTTTTCAATGATTATGGTCCAAATGGGCTACAAATCGAAGGGAAGCAAGAAATCAAAAAAATAGCTTTCTCCTTATCGGCCACTCGCCACTCTGTCGCTTGTGCCGTCAAAGAAAATGCCGACACCCTTATTTGCCATCACGGCCTTTTTTGGAATTTCCACGGAGTGAGAACTCTCACCGGGCCCTTTGCAAAAAGAGTTCTACCACTGGTTCGAAATGAGATCAATCTCTTTGGCTACCACTTACCTCTTGATGCTCAAATTGAGATGGGTAATGCGGCCACGATCGCCAAAGAATTAGGTCTTACTAACCTTGCTCCCTTTGGAGACCACAAAGGATCACCTACAGGTGTAAAGGGCGTTTTCAAATCGAAAATAAAAGCAAGTGATGTGAAAACGAAGCTTGAGAAAATTCTCAATCACAATGTCCTTCACGCAGTAAGTGATCAAAACGAAATTGAATCCATGGGAATCATTACGGGCGGTGCCAATAGTGGCTGGCAAGATGCTGCTTATGAAGGCCTTGATAGTTACTTAACGGGAGAGATGAGTGAACACGATTGGCATGAGAGTGCAGAGTCCGGTGTTCATATGTTTGCCGGCGGTCATAATGCAACAGAAGAACTTGGGATAAAAAATTTAATGAGCTATATTCAGGCCGAGTTTAGTGAACTTGAGTGCTTTTTTATTGAGCACAACAACCCGGCCTAA
- a CDS encoding M15 family metallopeptidase: protein MNDLILKGQTTEHLIEIEKTHFLHRDVLDHYLTLKESANDFGLEIQLASSFRDFNRQVLIWNRKARGESPLLDSHSNPLPYDELSKEEILYSILRWSAFPGASRHHWGTDFDIIDKRALLKDPNYHVQLIPSEYEKGGIFERLGLFLEEHLESTPFYRPYEKDLGGVAREPWHLSFHAKAKEFQKQYDLPFFVDHLDALDSKEIMLLDLVKEKASDIYHRFIDNTY from the coding sequence ATGAATGATTTAATATTAAAGGGACAAACAACAGAGCATTTAATCGAGATAGAAAAGACTCATTTTCTTCATAGAGATGTTCTGGATCATTACCTCACCTTGAAAGAAAGTGCCAATGACTTTGGACTCGAAATTCAGCTTGCAAGTAGTTTTAGAGACTTCAACAGGCAAGTTCTCATTTGGAATCGTAAGGCCAGGGGAGAAAGTCCTCTTTTAGATTCACATTCAAATCCACTTCCCTACGATGAACTTTCTAAAGAAGAAATTCTTTATTCTATTTTAAGATGGTCCGCCTTTCCTGGAGCTTCTCGCCACCACTGGGGAACAGATTTTGATATCATCGACAAAAGAGCTCTTTTGAAAGATCCAAATTATCACGTTCAGCTAATTCCTAGCGAGTATGAAAAAGGAGGGATATTTGAAAGACTTGGTTTATTTTTAGAAGAGCATCTCGAATCAACTCCTTTTTATCGCCCTTATGAAAAAGACTTAGGAGGAGTGGCAAGAGAGCCGTGGCACTTAAGTTTTCACGCGAAGGCCAAAGAGTTTCAAAAACAATATGACCTTCCCTTTTTTGTTGATCATTTAGATGCTCTCGATTCAAAAGAGATTATGCTCCTTGATCTAGTTAAAGAGAAGGCCAGCGATATTTATCACCGTTTCATTGATAATACTTACTGA
- a CDS encoding penicillin acylase family protein: MKYFKYIGALFFIFFISLISWKYYQGVYASRPDYDGVVVSKVLNFPTRVVRDSEGIPHIYAKSNHDLYFALGQTVASDRLFQMDIVRRVGAGRLSEILGKKTLKVDKLFRTLGSRYFFEEKLKAQKLNPEMVEAMKSFFEGVNQFIKEDKLPLEFQILGYKPQPFSVADAYGFVGYMAYGFSVAFQQDPLFTKWEKTLGKEIVDQLRVEPSKSEKIVSLNLDSKVYEKVATIIEDYFAPFEGSNAWVLGPRKTKFNNAILASDPHISFSNPGIWYEAHLVLESHNKDESPLYEMYGHFLPLLPFPALGHNHHYGWGLTMSYIDDMDLYKEEIKDNRYLYDGKWFDLKSREELIRVRAGKDVVLSVKETRNGPLLNEVLGENLSLKWLFLNDVNRPVEAFYRMNHAKNMEEFQKATDFGASPGLNVLYGDSFGNIAHFLFGQIPLRKKNLQNDFVFDGTSSQDDYIGLLDFDQKPFTINPKSGVIVSANNRIANTDRERIRGWWQVNNRHDTISHLLDQRDDWTIESLRQVQTSTFDLLSLKDRDELIEALSVFKFQENEGLALKLLKKWDGKSEVDSVGATIFHQFAMDINEMILDEVSKEDYITYCKTQAQWHFFQRVIRNEKFPLWDFKDTKEVETRTFALKRIFKKSISKLERELGRDVSSWHWGQLHKLTYPHPLGVIGPLKYLFNIGPVAINGGMNSINHNRRVGCKTEHNPTSGPSTRRLIDFSNSNKSFGILPLGVSGHPKSPYYENQKDRFIEGSYRFQLLSKELIEKNKAHEKMYLPAQALD, from the coding sequence ATGAAATACTTTAAGTATATAGGTGCGCTCTTTTTTATTTTTTTCATCTCTCTCATCTCTTGGAAGTATTACCAAGGAGTCTATGCTTCTAGGCCAGATTATGACGGCGTAGTGGTTTCAAAGGTCTTAAATTTTCCAACGCGTGTTGTTCGCGACAGCGAGGGGATCCCCCATATCTACGCAAAGAGTAATCACGATCTCTACTTTGCTCTAGGGCAGACAGTCGCTTCTGATCGCCTTTTTCAAATGGACATCGTTAGACGCGTTGGAGCAGGTCGATTAAGCGAAATATTGGGTAAAAAGACATTAAAGGTTGATAAGCTTTTTAGAACTCTTGGCTCAAGATATTTCTTTGAAGAAAAATTGAAAGCACAGAAACTGAATCCTGAAATGGTCGAGGCCATGAAGTCTTTTTTTGAAGGGGTCAATCAGTTTATTAAAGAAGATAAGTTGCCACTTGAGTTTCAAATTCTTGGCTATAAACCACAACCATTTTCTGTCGCTGATGCCTATGGATTTGTTGGTTATATGGCCTATGGGTTCTCTGTTGCTTTTCAACAAGATCCACTTTTTACGAAATGGGAAAAGACTCTTGGTAAAGAGATTGTTGATCAGCTTCGCGTTGAGCCAAGTAAAAGTGAGAAGATTGTTAGTTTAAATTTAGATTCAAAGGTCTATGAAAAAGTAGCGACGATTATTGAGGATTACTTTGCTCCCTTTGAAGGAAGTAATGCATGGGTGCTTGGACCAAGGAAGACAAAATTTAATAATGCCATCCTAGCAAGTGATCCCCATATAAGTTTTTCAAACCCTGGTATTTGGTATGAGGCCCACCTGGTTTTAGAAAGTCATAATAAAGATGAGTCGCCTCTTTATGAAATGTATGGCCACTTCTTACCGCTTCTTCCTTTCCCTGCTCTTGGGCATAATCATCATTATGGATGGGGTCTTACAATGTCATATATTGATGATATGGACTTGTACAAAGAAGAAATAAAAGATAATCGATATCTTTATGATGGAAAATGGTTCGATTTAAAATCTCGGGAGGAGCTCATTCGCGTGCGTGCGGGCAAAGATGTCGTTCTTTCAGTGAAGGAAACGAGAAATGGACCGCTTTTAAACGAGGTCTTGGGTGAGAATCTTTCTTTGAAATGGCTATTTTTAAATGATGTAAATCGCCCTGTAGAAGCTTTTTATCGCATGAATCATGCTAAGAATATGGAAGAGTTTCAAAAGGCAACAGACTTTGGAGCAAGCCCTGGGCTCAATGTTCTTTATGGTGATTCCTTTGGAAATATTGCACACTTTCTCTTTGGACAAATCCCACTTAGAAAAAAGAACTTACAAAATGATTTCGTTTTTGATGGCACGAGTTCCCAAGATGATTATATTGGTCTTTTAGATTTTGATCAAAAGCCTTTTACAATCAATCCTAAATCGGGAGTCATTGTTTCTGCTAATAATCGAATTGCTAATACTGATCGTGAAAGAATTCGCGGATGGTGGCAAGTTAATAATCGACACGATACGATCTCTCATCTTCTCGATCAACGTGATGATTGGACAATCGAATCTCTAAGACAAGTTCAAACATCAACCTTTGATCTTCTCAGCCTTAAAGATCGTGATGAGCTTATAGAGGCGCTCTCTGTTTTTAAGTTTCAAGAAAACGAAGGGCTTGCTTTAAAACTATTGAAAAAGTGGGATGGAAAAAGTGAGGTTGACTCTGTTGGTGCAACGATCTTTCATCAATTTGCTATGGATATCAATGAGATGATTTTAGATGAAGTTTCTAAAGAAGATTACATCACTTATTGTAAAACTCAGGCCCAGTGGCATTTCTTTCAGCGAGTGATCCGAAATGAGAAGTTTCCACTATGGGACTTTAAAGATACAAAAGAAGTTGAAACGAGGACATTTGCACTTAAGAGAATTTTCAAAAAGTCGATTTCTAAGCTAGAAAGAGAGTTGGGCAGAGATGTTAGCTCTTGGCATTGGGGTCAGTTACACAAGCTTACTTATCCACATCCTCTTGGTGTTATTGGGCCACTTAAATATCTTTTTAATATTGGTCCCGTGGCCATTAATGGTGGCATGAACTCGATTAATCACAACAGAAGGGTTGGTTGTAAAACTGAGCATAACCCTACAAGTGGACCTTCTACAAGGCGATTGATTGATTTTTCCAACTCCAATAAATCTTTTGGCATCTTACCTCTTGGTGTTTCTGGTCATCCTAAATCACCATATTATGAAAACCAAAAAGATCGCTTCATCGAGGGCTCTTATCGTTTTCAATTGCTTTCAAAAGAACTTATTGAAAAGAACAAGGCCCACGAGAAAATGTATCTACCTGCACAGGCCCTTGATTAA
- a CDS encoding response regulator: protein MDHRKGHILLIEDDLSIGDLTKSILERLSFDCTLVQSLKEGVDLLQQNTYNVIICDYYLSDATAREMIELIDNENIKTPIIIATGDCDIEIEESRTRRIIRKPFRSKTLTQIIEEILS from the coding sequence GTGGATCATAGAAAGGGACACATTTTACTGATAGAAGACGACTTATCGATTGGTGATTTAACAAAATCAATTCTCGAAAGACTTTCCTTCGATTGCACTCTCGTGCAAAGCTTAAAAGAAGGAGTAGACCTTCTGCAGCAAAATACGTACAATGTAATTATCTGCGACTATTACCTCAGTGATGCAACCGCGCGCGAGATGATTGAACTCATCGACAATGAAAACATCAAAACGCCGATTATCATTGCTACAGGTGATTGTGATATTGAGATCGAAGAGAGTAGAACACGTCGCATTATAAGAAAGCCTTTTCGATCAAAAACCCTAACCCAAATCATTGAGGAGATTCTTAGCTAG
- a CDS encoding acyl-CoA thioesterase, with translation MLSELHEYELTILEKHLDTFGHVNNATYLELYEEARWDLISNRNFGLRDIQKAKIGPVILRIDIAYKAELRNREKIKIVTQTKEYKNKLVMVLEQKMVKEDGTVASSAMLEIGLFDLKERRLIVPTVEWLKAIGVSEQPPQ, from the coding sequence ATGTTATCAGAGCTACACGAGTATGAGTTAACGATCTTAGAAAAGCATCTGGATACTTTTGGTCACGTCAATAATGCGACTTATTTAGAGCTCTATGAAGAGGCCAGATGGGATCTTATTTCAAATAGAAACTTTGGACTTAGAGATATTCAGAAAGCAAAGATTGGACCTGTCATTTTAAGAATTGATATCGCTTATAAGGCCGAACTTCGAAATCGTGAAAAGATAAAAATCGTCACGCAGACAAAAGAATATAAGAATAAACTTGTGATGGTTCTTGAGCAAAAAATGGTAAAAGAAGATGGAACTGTCGCTTCAAGTGCAATGCTTGAAATTGGACTTTTTGATCTTAAAGAAAGACGCTTGATTGTCCCAACAGTAGAGTGGTTAAAGGCCATTGGTGTTAGTGAGCAACCGCCTCAGTAA
- the proC gene encoding pyrroline-5-carboxylate reductase, translating into MKEYKVALLGCGKMVSALTLGWKDHVPFHHYTFTPSKTRAKDLAQKLEGTFVETLEQLPPCDIYLLGCKPQNVQELATDLKDKISKDAIIISVLAGVETKRLQELFGPSKVLRVMPNTPVLVGAGVNALYFSESFSTDEKTFFQKSFESFSMAKVFDQEEMIDVITGVSGSGPAYIFEFARILSEKLVSMGLERETALDMVIETFYGASKLMKESNDSPLELRNNVTSKKGVTHEALEVFKENQFESIVSKAIDAAFKRSVELSKS; encoded by the coding sequence GTGAAAGAATATAAAGTGGCCCTTTTGGGCTGTGGAAAAATGGTAAGTGCCCTTACTTTGGGTTGGAAAGATCATGTTCCTTTTCATCACTATACTTTTACTCCTTCAAAAACGAGGGCCAAGGATTTAGCGCAAAAACTAGAGGGTACTTTCGTTGAGACGTTGGAACAATTACCACCATGCGATATCTACCTTCTTGGTTGCAAGCCGCAAAACGTCCAAGAACTCGCAACAGATTTAAAAGATAAAATCTCAAAAGATGCCATTATTATTTCAGTTTTAGCGGGAGTTGAAACTAAGAGGCTACAAGAGCTCTTTGGTCCATCAAAAGTATTGAGAGTTATGCCTAATACACCAGTTCTTGTTGGTGCAGGTGTTAATGCACTCTATTTTTCTGAGTCTTTTAGTACTGATGAAAAGACATTTTTCCAAAAGTCTTTTGAAAGCTTTTCTATGGCCAAGGTCTTTGATCAAGAAGAAATGATTGATGTCATCACAGGAGTGAGTGGCTCTGGCCCTGCTTATATTTTTGAATTTGCAAGAATACTCAGTGAGAAACTCGTGTCTATGGGGCTTGAGAGAGAGACTGCTCTGGATATGGTTATCGAGACGTTCTATGGCGCTTCAAAACTAATGAAAGAAAGTAACGATTCTCCACTAGAGCTTCGAAATAATGTGACTTCTAAGAAAGGCGTAACCCATGAGGCCTTGGAAGTATTTAAAGAAAATCAATTTGAATCGATCGTTTCTAAGGCCATTGATGCCGCTTTTAAAAGATCGGTTGAGCTCTCTAAGTCTTAG